Proteins found in one Quercus robur chromosome 2, dhQueRobu3.1, whole genome shotgun sequence genomic segment:
- the LOC126715753 gene encoding uncharacterized protein LOC126715753, translated as MASTKVQRIMTQPINLIFRFLQSKARIQIWLFEQKDLRIEGRIIGFDEYMNLVLDDAEEVNVKKKSRKSLGRILLKGDNITLMMNSGK; from the exons ATGGCGAGCACCAAAGTTCAGAGGATTATGACCCAACCCATT AACCTGATTTTCAGGTTTCTTCAGAGT AAAGCTcgcattcagatttggctttttgagcagaAAGACCTGAGGATCGAGGGCCGAATCATT GGCTTTGATGAGTACATGAATTTGGTTTTGGATGATGCTGAAGAAGTCAATGTCAAAAAGAAGAGCAGGAAATCTTTAG ggcgGATTCTTCTCAAGGGAGACAACATAACTTTGATGATGAATTC TGGAAAGTGA